Proteins encoded by one window of Panicum virgatum strain AP13 chromosome 7N, P.virgatum_v5, whole genome shotgun sequence:
- the LOC120683931 gene encoding E3 ubiquitin-protein ligase PUB23-like, whose protein sequence is MERSPAPAPVEVPKFFVCPISLEVMRDPVTLSSGITYDRDSIERWVFTDGHGDCPVTKLPLGAADLEPTPNHTLRRLIQAWCAAHAVERFPTPRPPVDADRVAALVDAARKGGRPDVLTALRELADIIGESDRNRRCVEGAPGAVEFLVSVVKDHGASSLAKPSGGSREESAHDVLESPKGTSPAEAALSILHSLKLSEETMKRVLESGDDLVDTLASVLRWPSHRARTHGMHLLKAALAAMQPSRLSSASTELIEAVVRVVGDRASLPPKAVKLALHVLCRLCPWGRNRIRVVEAGAMAALVELLLNEGCGGSTGGKRAGELAAVAIDHLCGCAEGRQELVAHPAGLAAVARAATRLSPTGTESAVRALHAVARHSATPAVLQEMLAVGVVARLLYLVQAGAAGERPRERAREMLKMHARVWRGSPCLASHLASSYPC, encoded by the coding sequence ATGGagcggtcgccggcgccggcgccggtggaggTGCCCAAGTTCTTCGTGTGCCCGATCTCGCTGGAGGTCATGCGGGACCCGGTCACGCTGTCGTCGGGGATCACCTACGACCGGGACAGCATCGAGCGCTGGGTGTTCACCGACGGCCACGGCGACTGCCCCGTCACCAAGCTCCCGCTGGGCGCCGCCGACCTGGAGCCCACGCCCAACCACACGCTGCGCCGGCTCATCCAGGCCTGGtgcgccgcgcacgccgtcgaGCGCTTCCCCACCCCGCGCCCGCCCGTCGACGCCGACCGCGTCGCCGCGCTCGTCGACGCGGCGAGGAAGGGCGGTCGCCCCGACGTGCTGACCGCGCTCAGGGAGCTCGCGGACATCATCGGCGAGAGCGACCGCAACCGCCGCTGCGTCGAGGGCGCGCCCGGCGCCGTGGAGTTCCTCGTGTCCGTCGTCAAGGACCATGGCGCGAGCAGCTTGGCGAAGCCTTCGGGCGGATCCCGAGAGGAATCGGCGCACGACGTGCTGGAATCGCCCAAGGGGAcgtcgccggcggaggcggccctGAGCATCCTGCATTCGCTTAAGCTCTCGGAGGAGACAATGAAGAGAGTCCTGGAGAGCGGCGATGATCTCGTGGACACCCTAGCGTCCGTGCTGCGGTGGCCGAGCCACCGGGCGCGCACGCACGGGATGCACCTGTTGAAGGCGGCGTTGGCGGCGATGCAGCCCTCGCGGCTGAGCTCGGCGAGCACCGAGCTGATCGAGGCCGTGGTGCGGGTGGTGGGAGACAGGGCGTCGTTGCCGCCGAAGGCCGTCAAGCTGGCTCTCCACGTGCTCTGCCGGCTCTGCCCGTGGGGCCGGAACCGCATCAGGGTGGTGGAggccggcgccatggcggcgCTCGTGGAGCTGCTCCTCAACGAGGGTTGCGGCGGCAGCACCGGCGGGAAGCGGGcgggcgagctcgccgcggtgGCGATCGACCATCTGTGCGGCTGCGCTGAGGGGCGCCAGGAGCTGGTGGCGCATCCGGCGGGCCTGGCGGCCGTGGCGAGGGCGGCGACGCGGCTGTCTCCCACGGGAACCGAGAGCGCGGTGCGCGCGCTGCACGCGGTGGCCCGGCACTCGGCGACCCCCGCGGTGCTGCAGGAGATGCTGGCCGTCGGGGTGGTGGCGAGGCTGCTGTACCTGGTGCAGGCCGGCGCTGCCGGCGAGCGGCCGAGGGAGAGGGCGAGGGAGATGCTCAAGATGCACGCCAGGGTGTGGAGGGGCTCGCCGTGCTTGGCGTCGCACCTGGCATCGTCCTACCCTTGCTGA